From the Sphingomonas phyllosphaerae 5.2 genome, one window contains:
- a CDS encoding TIM-barrel domain-containing protein: MPFAAAATPMATIDRNGSLVSVEPYAPNIVRVTIAVDRDQADAPPGDGPNAKSDPAGWTHRTEAAGDVFASSALTLTVNAQPWPSAPTQMARYFAPSLPPVGLRIADGAGKTLTEMTGWEMAPHVVNGEKTFRVGASFSVAPGEHYYGLGQNQEGILDLKGRTIECRHNYDAPAGETVCVPFMVTNKGYGIVWDNPSSTTVSPGLNNATRWHSDVGERVSFFVITGKSTDELYAGYARLTGQTPLPPKAAFGLIQSKARYETEKELLDIAEGYRSRQLPLDVMVLDWFHWSRMGQLDIDRTFFPNPKAMNDKLHGMGMRSIISVWPRFEKESRYFNTLASKGWFLKDKDGNVVDGLPFRSDRAGALIDTTNPDARRWFWDRIRDNIASEGFDWFWLDETEPDLVPDGSFYSIGSGDRLHNIFPLLHTSGVAEGSARDRPTMRNLILSRAAYLGVQRNGALFWSSDIQSTWEVYRRQIPTGLGFTATGMAYWGSDIGGWQWPNGPKAEKPPLLDPAGATAMAPSYADYPELFTRWFAYSVFTPTLRIHGQRPGTALWEYGKAAEPVLASFLKLRYTLMPYIYSLGRQTYETGAPFMRALFMDFPNDPKVANMGDEYMFGPAFLIAPVTEQGQTSREVYLPAGTDWYDYWTNERHGGGRTVTVPTPIDRIPLFVRAGSIVPMGVQVPSTATKQALDSIRVYPGADTSFAVYDDDGVTNAYKAGKNGTTALLRWDDKTGRLRAEGKLPTGQDATALVQVIGAR; encoded by the coding sequence ATGCCCTTTGCCGCCGCTGCCACGCCCATGGCCACGATCGACCGGAACGGCAGCCTCGTCTCGGTCGAGCCCTATGCACCCAACATCGTGCGCGTGACGATCGCCGTCGACCGCGATCAGGCCGACGCGCCGCCCGGCGATGGGCCGAACGCGAAGAGCGACCCGGCCGGCTGGACCCATCGCACCGAAGCGGCCGGCGATGTCTTCGCTTCTTCCGCGCTGACGCTGACCGTGAATGCCCAGCCATGGCCAAGCGCGCCGACGCAGATGGCGCGGTATTTCGCCCCATCGCTCCCGCCGGTCGGGCTGCGTATCGCCGATGGCGCGGGCAAGACGCTGACGGAGATGACCGGCTGGGAGATGGCGCCCCATGTGGTGAACGGCGAGAAGACGTTCCGCGTCGGCGCCAGCTTCTCCGTCGCGCCCGGAGAGCATTATTACGGACTCGGCCAGAACCAGGAAGGCATTCTGGACCTGAAAGGGCGGACGATCGAATGCCGCCACAATTACGACGCACCCGCCGGCGAGACGGTATGCGTCCCCTTCATGGTCACCAACAAGGGCTATGGAATCGTCTGGGACAATCCCTCGAGCACGACGGTCTCGCCCGGACTGAACAACGCCACACGCTGGCATTCCGACGTCGGGGAGCGCGTGTCCTTCTTCGTCATTACAGGCAAGAGCACGGACGAACTCTACGCCGGTTATGCGCGCCTGACGGGCCAGACGCCGTTGCCGCCCAAGGCGGCATTCGGCCTCATCCAGAGCAAGGCGCGCTATGAGACCGAGAAGGAACTGCTCGACATCGCCGAGGGCTACCGCAGCCGTCAACTGCCGCTGGACGTGATGGTGCTCGACTGGTTCCACTGGTCGCGAATGGGCCAACTCGATATCGACCGGACGTTCTTCCCCAACCCAAAAGCCATGAACGACAAGCTGCATGGCATGGGGATGCGCTCGATCATCAGCGTCTGGCCGCGCTTCGAGAAGGAGTCGCGCTACTTCAACACGCTCGCGAGCAAGGGCTGGTTCCTGAAAGACAAGGACGGCAACGTCGTCGATGGCCTGCCGTTCCGATCCGATCGGGCCGGAGCGCTGATCGACACGACCAATCCGGACGCGCGCCGCTGGTTCTGGGATCGCATCCGCGACAATATCGCCAGCGAAGGCTTCGACTGGTTCTGGCTGGACGAAACCGAGCCGGACCTGGTGCCGGACGGCAGCTTCTATTCGATCGGGTCCGGCGATCGCCTCCACAACATCTTCCCGTTGCTTCACACCAGCGGCGTTGCGGAAGGCTCGGCACGGGATCGGCCCACGATGCGCAACCTGATCCTGTCGCGCGCCGCCTATCTGGGCGTGCAGCGCAACGGCGCGCTGTTCTGGTCGTCGGACATCCAATCGACCTGGGAGGTTTATCGCCGCCAGATCCCGACCGGCCTCGGCTTCACCGCGACCGGCATGGCTTATTGGGGAAGCGACATCGGCGGCTGGCAGTGGCCGAACGGGCCGAAGGCGGAGAAACCGCCGCTGCTTGATCCGGCCGGCGCAACGGCGATGGCACCCAGTTACGCGGACTATCCGGAATTGTTCACCCGCTGGTTCGCCTATAGCGTTTTCACGCCGACGTTGCGCATCCATGGTCAACGGCCCGGCACCGCATTGTGGGAGTACGGCAAAGCCGCCGAGCCCGTGCTCGCGAGCTTCCTCAAGCTGCGATATACGCTGATGCCGTACATCTATTCGCTGGGTCGCCAAACTTACGAGACGGGCGCGCCCTTCATGCGGGCGTTGTTCATGGATTTCCCGAACGATCCCAAGGTCGCGAACATGGGCGACGAATATATGTTCGGTCCCGCCTTCCTTATCGCACCCGTGACCGAACAGGGTCAGACCAGCCGCGAGGTCTATCTGCCCGCGGGCACCGACTGGTACGATTACTGGACGAACGAGCGCCATGGCGGTGGTCGAACCGTCACCGTGCCGACCCCGATCGACCGTATCCCTCTGTTCGTCCGCGCGGGATCCATTGTGCCGATGGGAGTGCAGGTCCCGAGCACGGCGACGAAGCAGGCGCTGGACAGCATTCGGGTCTATCCCGGCGCGGACACCAGCTTTGCTGTCTACGACGACGACGGCGTGACCAACGCGTACAAGGCCGGCAAGAACGGCACCACTGCGCTGCTACGCTGGGACGACAAGACGGGTCGGCTGCGCGCCGAGGGCAAGCTGCCGACCGGTCAGGACGCGACGGCGCTGGTTCAGGTGATCGGCGCCCGGTGA
- a CDS encoding DUF3526 domain-containing protein: MSVWTHEARLLLRARLAVVGLALLAALTIAALAAGSAEVSRQRAAIAAIPAAQAEDIRAVANYVDRSKDAGSAAYYSFLPTWDAPSPLAFAALGMRDVAPYILRVRALGLEAQIYDGDVFNPELALPGRFDFAFVLVFLAPLFVIALCHDLVSGEREAGRLRTLEALPRGGRALLRRRTILRTGLLWLTLTLPFCSAAVFAGVSMANILLVAFVIVSYLLFWVALTVFVGRLNWSSVANAATLAGMWLILVLVAPTLAHVAINNAVPVAQGSEIALAQRERVNAAWDTPREDTMRLFYARHPQWSGSAPLGDAFHYKWYLAFHQNGDESVAASARAYRAGLQRRDAAGRALGWVLPSVGVQALLTRLAGTDLGAQLAYHDRIRVYHRHVREFFYDYLFTDRPFTRADFTKVPTFREPGKDS, from the coding sequence ATGAGCGTGTGGACGCATGAAGCCCGGCTGCTGCTGCGAGCACGTTTGGCCGTGGTTGGGCTGGCGCTGCTCGCCGCTCTGACGATAGCAGCGCTTGCTGCCGGAAGCGCCGAAGTGTCACGCCAGCGTGCCGCGATCGCCGCAATCCCGGCCGCTCAGGCAGAGGACATCAGGGCGGTCGCCAACTATGTAGACCGCAGCAAGGATGCCGGAAGCGCGGCCTATTACAGCTTCCTCCCGACGTGGGACGCCCCCTCCCCGCTCGCCTTCGCCGCACTCGGCATGCGCGACGTCGCGCCTTACATCCTCCGCGTGCGGGCGCTCGGACTAGAGGCGCAGATCTACGACGGTGACGTGTTCAACCCCGAACTCGCGCTGCCCGGCCGCTTCGACTTCGCGTTCGTGCTGGTCTTCCTGGCGCCGTTATTCGTCATCGCGCTGTGCCACGATCTCGTATCCGGGGAGCGCGAGGCCGGTCGGCTTCGCACGTTGGAGGCGCTGCCACGCGGCGGCCGCGCGCTGCTCCGGCGCCGCACCATCCTCCGCACGGGTTTATTGTGGCTCACGCTCACGCTACCGTTCTGTAGCGCGGCGGTTTTCGCCGGGGTGAGCATGGCGAATATACTGCTCGTCGCGTTCGTGATCGTGTCCTATCTGCTTTTCTGGGTTGCGTTGACCGTGTTCGTGGGCCGGTTGAACTGGAGTTCGGTCGCGAATGCTGCGACGCTTGCGGGAATGTGGCTGATACTGGTGCTCGTCGCGCCGACGCTGGCACATGTCGCAATCAACAACGCAGTGCCGGTCGCCCAAGGGTCGGAGATCGCGCTGGCGCAACGCGAGCGGGTCAACGCCGCGTGGGACACCCCGCGCGAAGACACGATGCGGCTGTTCTATGCTCGTCATCCGCAATGGTCGGGGTCTGCGCCGCTTGGCGACGCGTTCCATTACAAATGGTATCTGGCGTTTCACCAGAATGGTGACGAAAGCGTCGCGGCAAGCGCACGCGCCTATCGCGCTGGCCTACAGCGACGCGACGCGGCCGGTCGCGCGCTCGGCTGGGTGCTGCCTTCGGTCGGCGTTCAGGCATTGCTGACCCGCCTCGCCGGGACCGATCTTGGCGCGCAGCTCGCCTATCACGATCGTATTCGCGTGTATCACCGGCACGTGCGCGAGTTCTTCTACGACTATCTTTTCACCGATCGGCCGTTCACCAGGGCCGACTTCACGAAGGTGCCCACGTTCCGGGAACCCGGCAAAGATAGTTGA
- a CDS encoding ABC transporter permease, producing the protein MSLVGLIARDELRLMGRNRVAVIAFALLVLLTLAAVASSWSHHRAVTQLRARQQHTAEAAFDAQPDRHPHRMVHYGTFIYRPPAPLAAFDPGIDAFTGNSMFLEGHRQNTANFGDVQQSSLLVRFGQLTPAFVLQVVAPLLLIFLGFGALSRETERGTLRLLLLHGATRWQVVGGKLLAMGVVAVVAGLPATLGLALIAAQHGALVLPMLVIVLGYSTYLALWAVLIVLVSALVRHSRDALLALVALWAVAIVLLPRVAPDVASAAVPLRNKLQTEVAIARDLRTLGDTHNPDDPYYAAFKQATLRRYGVARVEELPVNYKGVLAVEGERLTSELFDRYAAESFAAQGRQNALVRAVGVLSPAIALRSLSMAAAGTDYAGHRRFLEQAEAYRYALVQRLNRMQAENVTYAADVAQGADADRRKRISGRNWGEMPDFAYRVPEGEALAAAAVPELLILSAWVALALMLLVYATRRLGARR; encoded by the coding sequence GTGAGCCTGGTCGGCTTGATCGCTCGCGATGAACTGCGCCTGATGGGCCGCAATCGCGTGGCCGTCATCGCGTTTGCGCTGCTCGTCCTGCTTACGCTGGCGGCGGTTGCCAGCTCATGGTCGCATCATCGCGCGGTCACGCAATTGCGCGCTCGCCAGCAGCATACGGCCGAAGCCGCCTTCGACGCCCAACCCGATCGGCATCCGCACCGCATGGTGCACTACGGCACGTTCATCTATCGCCCACCTGCGCCGCTTGCGGCCTTCGATCCGGGAATCGACGCGTTCACCGGGAACAGCATGTTCCTGGAGGGACATCGCCAGAACACCGCCAATTTTGGCGACGTGCAGCAAAGCTCGCTGCTCGTCCGGTTCGGGCAACTTACGCCCGCCTTCGTGCTGCAGGTGGTGGCGCCGCTGCTACTGATCTTCCTGGGCTTCGGCGCGCTGTCGCGAGAGACCGAGCGCGGCACGCTGCGCCTGCTTCTGCTGCACGGGGCGACGCGTTGGCAAGTGGTAGGTGGCAAGCTGCTGGCAATGGGCGTCGTAGCGGTCGTCGCAGGGCTGCCCGCGACACTCGGATTGGCGTTGATCGCTGCACAACATGGAGCGCTCGTGCTGCCGATGCTGGTCATCGTGCTCGGCTATTCCACGTATCTGGCGCTCTGGGCAGTGCTGATCGTGCTCGTCTCGGCGCTGGTGCGGCATAGCCGTGATGCGCTGCTTGCGCTGGTCGCGCTGTGGGCCGTGGCAATCGTGTTGCTCCCGCGCGTCGCGCCAGACGTCGCGTCGGCGGCGGTGCCGCTCCGCAACAAGCTACAGACGGAGGTCGCGATCGCGCGGGACCTGCGCACGCTCGGTGACACGCACAATCCGGACGACCCGTACTACGCCGCGTTCAAGCAGGCGACGCTGCGCCGCTACGGCGTAGCGCGGGTCGAGGAGTTGCCCGTCAACTACAAGGGCGTGCTCGCGGTCGAGGGCGAGCGACTGACGTCCGAGCTGTTCGATCGCTACGCCGCGGAGAGCTTCGCTGCGCAGGGTCGACAAAACGCGTTGGTGCGGGCGGTCGGAGTGCTCAGCCCCGCAATCGCGCTGCGCTCGCTATCGATGGCCGCTGCGGGCACCGACTATGCGGGGCATCGTCGCTTTCTCGAACAGGCAGAGGCCTATCGCTATGCGCTCGTGCAGCGTCTCAATCGCATGCAGGCTGAAAATGTCACTTATGCCGCCGATGTCGCACAGGGCGCGGATGCGGATCGCCGCAAGCGGATCTCAGGACGAAACTGGGGAGAAATGCCCGACTTCGCGTATCGTGTGCCTGAAGGAGAAGCGCTCGCCGCAGCAGCGGTGCCGGAGTTGTTGATCCTGTCGGCCTGGGTGGCACTGGCCTTGATGCTGCTCGTGTACGCGACCCGCCGATTGGGGGCTCGCCGATGA
- a CDS encoding ABC transporter ATP-binding protein: MTDPYPPIFIDALTLAYGQHRVLDGLTLSIAAASITALLGGNGAGKSTTLSALLGFVRADGGRVAVCGIDPGIDPEGARRHIAYLPENVALYEHLSAVENAEYLVALSGERKTRSDVTDAFAAAGLHERAWQQRIGGLSKGMRQKVAIAVALLRQVPVLLLDEPTSGLDPRATADFNVLLTQVRARGTAVLMVTHDLLSAVDVADHIGFLEGGRIAEHVAARGPERFDVRALRARLQVNDGGRAA; the protein is encoded by the coding sequence ATGACCGATCCATACCCGCCGATCTTCATCGACGCCCTGACGCTCGCTTACGGGCAACATCGCGTGCTGGACGGGCTCACGCTATCCATTGCCGCCGCCAGCATCACCGCGTTGCTCGGTGGCAACGGCGCGGGCAAGTCGACGACCCTGTCGGCTTTACTGGGCTTCGTTCGAGCGGATGGCGGGCGCGTTGCGGTGTGTGGCATCGATCCCGGCATCGATCCGGAAGGCGCGCGACGGCACATCGCCTACCTCCCGGAAAACGTCGCACTTTATGAGCACCTTAGTGCGGTCGAGAATGCCGAATACCTCGTTGCGCTGTCCGGCGAGCGCAAGACCCGCAGCGACGTTACCGATGCATTTGCGGCCGCCGGCTTGCACGAGCGTGCGTGGCAGCAGCGGATCGGCGGGCTTTCCAAGGGCATGCGACAGAAGGTAGCAATCGCGGTAGCCCTCCTTCGTCAGGTGCCGGTGCTGCTGCTCGACGAGCCGACCTCCGGCCTCGATCCGCGCGCCACCGCCGACTTCAACGTTCTGCTCACGCAGGTGCGCGCACGCGGCACCGCAGTGCTGATGGTCACGCACGATCTCCTCTCCGCCGTCGACGTTGCCGATCACATCGGCTTCCTTGAGGGCGGTCGCATCGCGGAGCATGTCGCGGCACGGGGACCAGAGCGCTTCGACGTCCGCGCGCTGCGTGCCAGGCTTCAGGTGAATGACGGCGGGCGTGCAGCGTGA
- a CDS encoding acyl-CoA thioesterase: MRDIDAVASSAEPSEGWDRRSEHLKREALRPRTGYRWWQPVTTRWSDNDVYGHVNNAIYYHWFDTTVNAWLIESALLDVAHGDPIGVVVGTQCRYARSITYPQTVEVGLALDRIGTSSITYRLGAFVAGIPDVAAEALFTHVLVDRATRRPVPVPDVWQERLERLR, encoded by the coding sequence TTGCGCGATATTGACGCCGTCGCTTCATCTGCGGAACCATCCGAAGGCTGGGATCGAAGGAGCGAGCATTTGAAACGCGAAGCACTGCGACCGAGGACCGGGTATCGCTGGTGGCAACCGGTAACCACGCGCTGGAGCGACAACGACGTGTACGGCCACGTCAACAACGCGATCTACTATCACTGGTTCGATACGACAGTGAACGCCTGGCTGATCGAGTCCGCACTGCTGGACGTCGCGCACGGCGACCCGATCGGCGTGGTCGTGGGAACGCAGTGTCGTTACGCACGCTCCATCACGTATCCGCAAACGGTCGAGGTCGGTTTGGCGCTCGATCGGATCGGCACCTCCAGCATCACCTACCGGCTCGGTGCCTTCGTCGCCGGGATACCGGATGTGGCCGCCGAGGCGCTGTTCACACACGTTCTTGTCGACCGAGCGACACGGCGCCCCGTGCCGGTGCCGGACGTGTGGCAGGAGCGACTGGAGAGGCTTCGATAG
- a CDS encoding TonB-dependent receptor: MLQWQKLSRRTMLAASSPVVLMVALTGPAAAQVATPDAIATSQDPVAAPTQSDEGTDIVVTGIRASQARAIEVKRNADSVVEAISAQDIGKLPDVTISDSLQRIAGVQIRRDAGEGAAINIRGLPQVTTLLNGEQFLGANSVTTVQPNFTDIPSQLFSGATVFKSPTASLQQAGLSGTVDLLTRRPFDLKRGVTFSAAAEGQYGDKTKDWSPSANGLIAYHGERIGLLVSAAYSDLSLANSFRGVQDYGVSLRNEYGRDPALNGDGTISPAVAGDFAVGNNGVSRGRPIRNAAGALLGYDVNGDGDANDTFITPQSHTAWNRITDRQRFGANASLQFEISDALRLTADGFYTRQTQYDRTAGFQFQNVDWLSSPYLPTGSRDTGVAYGQGVNIGDVSDGAGGRNAITQNRPYNINTVQQYTYSLPSFDSYSETFRTKSESQNYNLQLDWKPSETFKATVRGIYGKASRKRDQSYTQFSLTNGRQWAYNGVGNYPTGDVTFNPTGYQIYGQTATVDYTSGAPVFGFSPAFLAQASDPSRYGLKTISSEGNQYQDGDIWALRADAEWQANDDLKVAFGARYGQRSVDQFTFDRVSPFYAGNTDNPGNPAAGCLVKWKAFDVNLNDSKCSIRDAQGVAYTAGLTRQASDPIFAGLIKQYALPAAGAPNLYALDPKAMDDSEAWQNKFYPGSQNLVNPALSFDVQTKQISGYAQVSGEGELLGMPFRANGGLQIVNTRLDVRQNIVGAPQPYGVSGVDAGDVRTKRQFTDFLPSINIAFDVTDKLRARAAFSKTMTLLDFQQWGGGLNVNYAINTTINPARFEAQSADSLGNPNLNPWRATNVEASFEYYTGRSSLFAVGAFYIAVDSFIDRTTEVRNDIPDNDGVVRRPVITNTFRQGQGGTLKGVEASARQSLADYGVNGLFGGFGVDANYTLSLGDAGLVDLAGNNQPFQDNSKHQANAALWFEKYGFQARVAYNYRSKRLVSSNYNGIQQDGRGLAQYQMPTNYLDASISYDILPYVTLYGQASNLTGETERYYLTWTDQVFNENIYERRFIAGVRVRF; the protein is encoded by the coding sequence ATGCTTCAGTGGCAAAAGCTCTCGCGTCGCACGATGCTCGCCGCGAGTTCGCCCGTCGTGTTGATGGTTGCGCTGACCGGTCCCGCGGCGGCGCAGGTCGCCACGCCCGATGCGATCGCGACCTCGCAGGATCCCGTTGCCGCCCCGACGCAATCCGATGAAGGCACCGATATCGTCGTCACCGGGATCCGCGCGTCGCAGGCGCGCGCGATCGAGGTGAAGCGAAACGCCGACAGCGTGGTCGAGGCGATCAGCGCGCAGGACATCGGCAAGCTTCCCGATGTCACGATCTCCGACTCCCTTCAGCGCATCGCCGGCGTACAGATCCGCCGCGACGCAGGCGAGGGTGCGGCCATCAACATCCGCGGCCTCCCGCAGGTAACGACGCTGCTGAATGGCGAGCAGTTCCTGGGTGCCAATTCGGTCACCACGGTGCAGCCGAACTTTACCGACATCCCTTCGCAACTGTTCTCTGGCGCCACGGTGTTCAAGTCGCCCACCGCCTCTCTCCAGCAGGCGGGTCTGTCGGGCACGGTCGACCTGTTGACGCGGCGGCCGTTCGACCTGAAGCGCGGCGTGACCTTCTCCGCTGCGGCCGAAGGGCAGTACGGCGACAAGACCAAGGATTGGAGTCCGTCGGCCAACGGCCTGATCGCTTACCACGGTGAGCGGATCGGCTTGCTCGTGTCGGCGGCGTATAGCGACCTGTCGCTCGCCAACAGCTTCCGCGGGGTGCAGGATTATGGTGTCTCGTTGCGCAACGAATATGGGCGTGATCCGGCGCTGAACGGCGATGGCACGATCTCGCCGGCCGTCGCCGGGGATTTCGCGGTCGGCAACAACGGCGTCAGCCGTGGGCGGCCGATCCGCAACGCGGCTGGCGCGCTGCTGGGTTATGACGTGAACGGTGATGGCGATGCCAACGACACCTTCATCACGCCGCAATCGCACACCGCCTGGAACCGCATCACCGATCGCCAGCGCTTCGGTGCCAACGCGTCGTTGCAGTTCGAGATCAGCGACGCGCTGCGCCTGACCGCGGACGGGTTCTACACGCGGCAGACTCAATATGACCGCACCGCCGGCTTTCAGTTCCAGAACGTCGACTGGCTGTCTTCGCCGTACCTGCCGACGGGTTCGCGCGACACGGGCGTCGCCTACGGCCAGGGCGTGAACATCGGCGACGTTTCGGACGGCGCCGGCGGCCGCAACGCCATTACGCAGAACCGCCCCTACAATATCAACACTGTGCAGCAATATACCTATAGCCTGCCGAGCTTCGACAGCTATTCGGAGACTTTCCGAACGAAGAGTGAGTCGCAGAACTACAACCTGCAACTCGATTGGAAGCCCAGCGAGACGTTCAAGGCAACGGTGCGTGGCATCTATGGCAAGGCGTCGCGCAAGCGTGATCAGTCCTATACGCAGTTCAGCCTGACGAACGGGCGGCAGTGGGCGTATAACGGCGTCGGCAACTACCCGACCGGTGACGTCACCTTCAACCCGACCGGCTACCAGATTTACGGCCAGACCGCGACCGTCGACTATACGAGCGGCGCACCGGTGTTCGGCTTCTCCCCGGCGTTCCTGGCACAAGCGAGCGATCCGTCGCGCTATGGCCTGAAGACCATCTCTTCGGAGGGCAATCAGTACCAGGACGGTGATATCTGGGCGCTGCGCGCCGACGCGGAATGGCAGGCGAACGACGACCTGAAGGTCGCATTTGGTGCGCGTTATGGTCAGCGCAGCGTCGATCAGTTCACCTTCGATCGCGTGTCGCCGTTCTACGCCGGCAACACCGATAACCCGGGTAACCCGGCGGCGGGGTGCCTGGTCAAGTGGAAGGCATTCGACGTCAACCTCAACGACAGCAAATGCTCGATCCGCGATGCGCAGGGCGTCGCCTACACGGCCGGCCTGACGCGACAGGCGAGTGACCCGATCTTCGCTGGCCTGATCAAGCAATATGCCTTGCCCGCGGCGGGTGCGCCGAACCTGTACGCACTCGACCCGAAAGCGATGGACGACAGCGAGGCGTGGCAGAACAAATTCTATCCCGGCAGCCAGAATCTGGTGAACCCGGCCCTGTCGTTCGATGTGCAGACAAAGCAGATCTCCGGCTACGCGCAGGTGTCCGGCGAGGGTGAGTTGCTCGGTATGCCGTTCCGCGCAAACGGCGGGTTGCAGATCGTCAACACGCGGCTGGACGTGCGTCAGAACATCGTCGGCGCACCGCAGCCCTATGGTGTATCGGGTGTCGATGCCGGCGACGTACGGACAAAGCGGCAGTTCACCGACTTCCTGCCGTCGATCAACATCGCGTTCGACGTCACCGACAAGTTGCGCGCGCGCGCGGCTTTCTCGAAGACGATGACGCTGCTCGACTTCCAGCAATGGGGCGGCGGGTTGAACGTAAACTATGCGATCAACACCACGATCAACCCCGCACGGTTCGAGGCGCAGAGCGCGGACTCGCTCGGCAACCCGAACCTCAACCCGTGGCGTGCAACCAACGTCGAGGCGAGCTTCGAATATTACACCGGCCGTTCGAGCCTGTTCGCGGTGGGGGCGTTCTATATCGCGGTGGACAGCTTCATCGATCGCACCACCGAAGTCCGCAACGACATACCCGACAACGACGGCGTGGTGCGCCGCCCGGTGATCACCAATACCTTCCGACAGGGGCAGGGCGGGACGCTGAAGGGCGTCGAGGCGTCGGCTCGTCAATCGCTCGCCGATTACGGGGTCAACGGCCTGTTCGGCGGGTTCGGTGTCGATGCCAACTATACCCTGTCACTGGGTGACGCCGGACTAGTCGATCTAGCCGGTAACAATCAGCCTTTCCAGGACAATTCGAAGCACCAGGCGAATGCCGCATTGTGGTTCGAGAAATACGGATTTCAGGCACGTGTCGCTTATAATTATCGTTCCAAGCGGCTGGTATCGTCCAATTACAACGGCATCCAGCAGGACGGTCGCGGACTGGCGCAATATCAGATGCCGACCAACTATCTGGATGCATCGATCAGCTACGATATCCTGCCGTACGTGACGCTTTACGGGCAGGCATCGAACCTGACCGGTGAGACCGAGCGTTATTACCTGACCTGGACCGATCAGGTGTTCAACGAGAACATCTACGAGCGTCGCTTCATTGCCGGGGTGCGCGTGCGCTTCTAA
- a CDS encoding tryptophan halogenase family protein, with product MNVTSAPIRKIVIVGGGTAGWMAATYLARRLAHLRLSITVVDSAAIGTVGVGEATVPAIRDFLTAIELSEVEVLRATEGTIKYGIRFADWQRPGHAFFHPFGLYGVAAHGVAFHHYWLKQRGAGDNTPLAAYCLATQLADRDLFLPPADRPANDLGVFNFALHFDASRFATLLRRLALANGVQHVDGRIVEVERDGESGHVSHLLLESGERLDGELWIDCSGFRSLLLGEALGVPYVDWRRWLPCDRAIAIPCRGASPHKPLTTATARPAGWQWHIPLRHRVGNGYVYSSDFVSDNDAEALLTSHLEGEALAAPNRLRFTAGHRARFWEKNVVALGLASGFLEPLESTSITLIQSGLERLLPLFPDTACDPRLAATYNRQSVLEFERIRDFLLLHYLPNQRRGEPFWDFMRAVPPTEGLQIKMDAWRSAGEFVRNEWDTFQDPSWLSMYAGFDDLPARHSPLADRFDHATLTDSLARMRAAIDTTLKLAEPHHAFLSRVADGRTENARGH from the coding sequence ATGAATGTGACGAGCGCTCCGATACGCAAGATCGTCATCGTCGGCGGGGGGACCGCCGGGTGGATGGCCGCGACCTACCTCGCACGTCGGCTTGCACATCTGCGGCTGTCGATCACGGTGGTCGACAGCGCCGCAATCGGAACCGTCGGCGTCGGCGAGGCGACCGTCCCGGCGATCCGCGACTTCCTGACGGCGATCGAGTTGAGCGAGGTCGAGGTACTGCGGGCGACCGAGGGCACCATCAAATACGGCATCCGCTTTGCCGATTGGCAGCGGCCGGGACATGCCTTCTTCCATCCATTTGGTCTGTACGGCGTGGCGGCTCACGGCGTTGCATTCCATCACTATTGGCTGAAACAACGCGGCGCGGGGGACAATACCCCGCTCGCCGCCTACTGTCTCGCGACACAATTGGCGGACCGCGACCTTTTCCTGCCACCGGCCGATCGGCCTGCCAACGATCTCGGCGTGTTCAACTTCGCGTTACATTTTGACGCCTCGCGTTTCGCGACACTGCTGCGGCGGCTGGCCCTGGCGAACGGCGTGCAGCATGTCGACGGGCGGATCGTCGAGGTCGAGCGCGACGGTGAAAGCGGGCACGTCTCCCATCTGCTGCTGGAAAGCGGCGAGCGGCTGGACGGTGAGTTGTGGATTGATTGCTCCGGTTTCCGCAGCCTGTTGCTGGGCGAAGCGCTGGGCGTGCCGTATGTCGACTGGCGGCGTTGGTTGCCATGCGATCGCGCGATCGCAATCCCATGCCGCGGGGCGTCGCCGCACAAGCCGCTGACCACCGCGACAGCGCGTCCGGCCGGATGGCAATGGCATATACCGCTTCGGCACCGCGTCGGCAACGGGTACGTCTATTCCTCGGACTTCGTGTCAGACAACGATGCCGAGGCGTTGCTGACGTCGCACTTGGAGGGGGAGGCACTCGCCGCGCCGAACCGGCTGCGCTTCACCGCCGGGCACCGTGCGCGCTTCTGGGAGAAGAACGTCGTGGCGCTGGGTCTGGCGTCAGGATTTCTGGAACCGCTGGAATCAACCAGCATCACGCTGATTCAGTCCGGGCTGGAGCGCCTGTTGCCGCTGTTTCCGGACACGGCATGTGATCCGCGGCTGGCGGCGACCTATAACCGGCAGTCGGTTCTGGAGTTCGAGCGGATCAGGGACTTTCTGCTGCTTCATTATCTGCCCAACCAGCGGCGTGGCGAGCCATTCTGGGATTTCATGCGCGCCGTCCCGCCGACCGAGGGCTTGCAGATAAAGATGGATGCGTGGCGATCGGCCGGCGAGTTCGTGCGTAACGAGTGGGACACCTTTCAGGACCCGAGCTGGCTCAGCATGTACGCCGGCTTCGACGACCTGCCGGCGCGTCACTCGCCGCTGGCCGACCGCTTCGATCACGCCACGCTGACCGACAGCCTGGCGCGAATGCGGGCGGCGATCGACACGACCCTAAAGCTGGCCGAGCCGCATCACGCGTTCCTGTCACGAGTTGCGGATGGACGGACGGAGAATGCGCGTGGCCACTGA